The following are encoded together in the Anaerolineales bacterium genome:
- a CDS encoding ATP-binding protein: NSRLILTRWAAGFLVLLGTYLCTTLLGLPLPAEQLYWVGIAILLYNAVLALIIRRARARQLPVPTQYQQRLIGLQVGLDWLALTVFLQLTGGATSPAIPLLAIHMLLVTILLPSPAQILYLALGIGALMMIVILEYRGILPHHNVIPGIPPDLYLDPVYVSAQVGLFTVAAASTVALASDVMSRLRRRERQVTALLQTSEALSATLSLSDVLERLARNAALALQAPSASIRLLEEGSDNLPMVASYGLSRAYQEKGPVYLSKSAHDREALAGHVVIVANALADRRIQYPAALEAERLRSLIVAPIIGRRGPMGVLRAYRREVGAFDEQSAEFALAIARQGGAAIENAMSYQALQEEDAARAQFVRTVTHELRSPTSGAQSLLRALLHQHSAQLTEQQRDILQRVDARLDVLTDLINDLLALAKSKTAGFQAEPEPTDLTSLLQQITGLYRSEAAAKSIRLEYHSPANPVRVLATEEGIGLIFGNLLSNAVKYTPPGGEIRVGLVTEKDTAQVRVADTGIGIPQGEQGRLWEEFWRATNARRSQSSGTGLGLSIVKRLVEGFGGMITVQSTEGEGTTFTVALPSTKR; encoded by the coding sequence CAACAGCCGACTGATCCTCACCCGCTGGGCCGCCGGGTTTCTGGTTCTGCTCGGCACCTACCTGTGCACGACCCTGCTTGGATTGCCGCTACCGGCCGAGCAGCTGTACTGGGTCGGAATCGCCATCCTGCTCTACAACGCGGTGCTGGCCCTCATCATCCGACGAGCCCGCGCCCGGCAGCTCCCCGTTCCCACCCAATACCAGCAGCGACTGATCGGTCTGCAAGTTGGGCTGGATTGGCTGGCGCTGACCGTTTTTCTTCAGTTGACTGGCGGCGCCACCAGCCCGGCCATCCCGCTCCTTGCGATCCACATGCTGTTGGTGACGATCCTGCTGCCCTCCCCTGCCCAGATCCTGTACCTGGCTCTCGGCATCGGCGCATTAATGATGATCGTCATCCTCGAATACCGAGGGATCCTCCCCCACCACAACGTGATTCCCGGGATCCCTCCCGATCTGTACCTCGATCCGGTGTACGTCAGCGCTCAGGTTGGCCTGTTCACGGTCGCTGCAGCGTCGACGGTCGCCCTGGCCTCGGACGTCATGTCCCGCCTGCGCCGGCGCGAACGCCAGGTGACGGCCCTGCTCCAGACTTCGGAGGCGCTGTCGGCAACCCTAAGCTTGAGCGACGTGCTGGAGCGGCTGGCCCGCAATGCGGCGCTGGCACTACAGGCGCCGAGCGCATCCATCCGGCTGCTAGAAGAGGGCAGCGACAATCTGCCGATGGTGGCTTCCTATGGCCTGAGCCGGGCTTACCAGGAGAAGGGGCCGGTCTATCTTTCAAAGAGCGCGCATGACCGCGAGGCACTGGCCGGGCATGTCGTCATTGTGGCCAATGCGCTGGCCGACAGGCGGATTCAATACCCCGCTGCCCTAGAGGCCGAGCGCCTGAGGAGCCTGATCGTGGCGCCGATCATTGGTCGCCGCGGGCCGATGGGCGTGCTGCGGGCCTACAGGCGCGAGGTGGGCGCCTTCGACGAGCAGTCGGCCGAGTTCGCCCTGGCGATCGCCCGCCAGGGCGGCGCCGCCATCGAGAACGCAATGAGCTATCAGGCGCTTCAAGAGGAAGACGCGGCCCGGGCCCAATTCGTGCGCACCGTGACCCATGAGCTCCGCTCCCCCACCAGCGGGGCCCAGAGCCTGCTGCGCGCCTTGCTGCACCAACACTCGGCTCAACTCACCGAGCAGCAGCGGGATATCCTCCAGCGAGTTGATGCCCGCTTGGATGTGCTCACCGACTTGATCAATGATCTGCTGGCACTGGCTAAGAGCAAGACCGCCGGTTTCCAGGCCGAACCTGAACCCACTGACCTGACCTCCTTGCTGCAGCAGATCACTGGCCTGTACCGTTCCGAGGCCGCCGCTAAGAGCATCCGGCTGGAATACCACTCGCCCGCCAACCCAGTGCGGGTCCTGGCCACCGAGGAAGGGATCGGGCTGATCTTCGGCAACCTTCTGAGCAACGCCGTCAAGTACACGCCGCCGGGCGGCGAGATCAGAGTCGGGCTGGTGACGGAAAAAGACACCGCTCAGGTGCGCGTGGCCGATACTGGAATTGGGATCCCCCAAGGCGAGCAAGGGCGGCTATGGGAGGAGTTCTGGCGGGCAACCAATGCTCGCAGATCCCAGAGCTCCGGCACAGGGCTTGGCCTGAGCATCGTTAAGCGGTTGGTGGAAGGGTTTGGCGGGATGATCACCGTCCAGAGCACAGAAGGTGAGGGGACAACCTTCACCGTCGCTCTGCCAAGCACGAAGAGGTAA